One genomic segment of Desulfosporosinus sp. Sb-LF includes these proteins:
- a CDS encoding helix-turn-helix transcriptional regulator: MSNDVSYTPQEVANILRISKFTVYELIKRGELAAYHIGRKVRVEGADIESYKQKSKGLHCPDSSMTSLLDSPSPTKGLNHCFPSDEGLVICGQDIVLDILTRYLEKQFPQVHFLRRYIGSIDGLMALYRGLANVVTAHLWDSDTNEYNLPFVRRLLPGHPTCIINMVYRMEGFYVAKGNPKNITTWSDIVKPDVRFINRERGSGARVLLDEQLRTLGIRQQDILGYGNEEMTHLAIASKVARGEADVGLGIEKVAMQFINLDFIPLHKERYDLVIRLEDLERPHFQALMSILKSPSFRNEVMGIGGYDISRMGEIIAEM, encoded by the coding sequence TTTCTTATACGCCCCAAGAAGTCGCAAACATTCTTAGAATTTCCAAATTCACAGTTTATGAGCTTATAAAGCGAGGTGAGCTAGCGGCTTACCATATTGGTCGCAAGGTCCGAGTAGAGGGTGCCGATATTGAGAGTTATAAACAAAAATCTAAAGGACTTCATTGCCCAGACTCCTCGATGACATCTCTATTAGACTCCCCTTCGCCGACCAAGGGATTAAATCATTGTTTCCCATCAGATGAAGGCTTAGTGATCTGTGGGCAAGATATTGTCTTAGACATCTTAACTCGCTATTTGGAAAAACAATTTCCACAGGTTCACTTTTTACGCCGCTATATTGGAAGCATCGACGGGCTTATGGCTCTTTACCGTGGACTTGCTAACGTTGTTACTGCGCACTTATGGGATAGCGATACCAACGAATATAACCTTCCTTTTGTGCGAAGACTGTTACCAGGTCATCCTACTTGTATCATAAACATGGTTTATCGAATGGAAGGTTTCTATGTTGCCAAAGGAAATCCTAAGAATATAACTACTTGGAGTGACATAGTCAAGCCTGATGTTCGTTTTATTAACCGCGAAAGAGGGTCCGGTGCAAGAGTGTTGTTAGATGAACAACTAAGGACACTGGGTATTCGCCAGCAAGATATTCTCGGCTATGGAAATGAGGAAATGACTCATTTGGCCATAGCGAGCAAAGTTGCGCGTGGGGAAGCAGACGTTGGTCTAGGAATTGAAAAGGTAGCTATGCAATTTATTAATCTTGATTTTATCCCGCTGCATAAAGAACGCTATGATTTGGTAATACGCCTGGAAGATCTGGAGCGCCCACATTTTCAGGCTCTAATGAGCATCTTGAAATCCCCCTCATTTCGCAATGAAGTGATGGGAATTGGAGGGTATGACATATCCCGTATGGGAGAAATTATTGCCGAAATGTAG